The sequence below is a genomic window from Scophthalmus maximus strain ysfricsl-2021 chromosome 19, ASM2237912v1, whole genome shotgun sequence.
ATGTTACAGCCATTTATATTGCAACCACGAGGGGTTTCCAAACACTTTTGACGATTCTTTTACAAAATCGGCCAGAAATGTCAGCTTCGGTTTGCTTGTGCTGGGGTCTCACAGGGTGGAGTTGGGATCATACAAAGAGAGGAATATGTATTTAATGTGAAAGTTATGTAACAGTGTCGACTCTATGCTAAGACAAAGTGAggtggttgttttgtttgtatttctccgctctccctctgtgtctctcagacATGGCAGTTTCTACCATACAATGCAGCTACGAGTAACAGTACACCTTGTCTGACTAATGTGATTGATATGTGATGTAACAGTGACAGCTGTCTACTTGATATGAAGGTGGTGGGTGGAAGACACAGTACAAAGACACCTTCCATTGCCATAACACCCCACTGAGAGTTACTTAGCTACAAGAAGAGGTAAAAACTAGTCTAGATTCATAGCTCTTTGTATTTGACTGGTGTACAGTAGGACCTACATCTCCCAACTCTTCCTCCTGATTCATGATCCAGCGTAAAgttgtcccccctccccccagcacGTACTATGAATAAACTTTAATGACTTTCTCTAGACTAAAACATCAGTGAAACTGAAGATCTGGTCCAGATTAGTATCTATGGGCAACTTCACCCTACTTTCATTTTTACCCTCGGCCCTTTCACTTTTCCTGCCTGGTCCtatcagtgtgtgagtgagctgACCAGTGTCCTTGTCACGTGTAATTCTGTCTATCAAAGCTGCGGAAAGCTGACGGAGTCGCCAGCTTCCTCATGGAGAGGCTGTCAGTCTTGGCTGTCTCAGGCCGTGCCCCAGACTTGCTCCTGAGGAAGGGGTTTCTGGTTCCTGCCAgaccccggcccccggccccaGGCCCCCTGTCTGCCCCCAGACCCGgtcccctctccatcctctcacTCACCGACAGGCTCTTCCTGTGCGGAGGGGCCAGTGTGAGGGAAGGATGGGAGTCGTCTGAGGAGCAGCTGTTTGCTCGCTCCAGCCTAGAGAagggggagcagaggggggcCCCACTGGGCCCCCCAAGGCCCCCTAGGCGAGGGGTATCAGGGGCTGGGATCAAGTCCTCAGGGTcctctggatcagactctgtGTGACTaagctctgcctctctctctgggtgAGAGGAACCCATTTCTGACGGCTTATCAAAGGGGAATGAGGTGGATCCTCCAGGGGAGTGTGAGCGTTCTGCTGGAGTGTATGGAGCCGAGACACAGCGCGTATCGATGCAGTCAGTGATGCTGGTGTACTCTGCAGCTTTTACCTGGACTCCTGCCCCAAGTCCACCATAGCAGCCTCTTGGTGTGAACATGAGGCTGTGGGATTTGACCAGAGGAGGCTCATCCAGGAATGCTGTGCCTGCTGTAGAGAGGTAGCGACTGCTCTTAGAGCGTTCAAGCAGCCCTGCTGAGGGAGGTGGGGACGGTTCCATGTCCCATGGAGGTAAGGTTGTGTCTGGTAAGAGGTGGGCGGAGCACAATGACATATCAGCAGCCGCACTATCGTCAAACATAGCTCCAGCTGCTCCGCTGCTGACGGCACCGCCCTCCGAGTGCCTGTCGCCCAAACCGCTGGTGGCAGCGCTACTGAAGTCCCGGCCTCCCGGCAACACCGTCTCCATGATATCTGACTGCAGCGAACAGTCTCTCTGGAGCGGTGGGACCATACGGAGAGGATCCAGGAAGACCTCTGCAGGACCCACCTCCTCAGAAGTTGAGACATAGATATCAATGCATGATGATGGACGGTGCTGCTGGGACACCGACAGCGTCgccagggggaggggcttaGACTCCTTGGGGGCGGCAGCTGAGGACACAGATTGTGAGCTGTTAGCTCGGTGGAGACTGAGTGAGCACTCTTTGAAGAAGCTCTCAGCCCGTTCGGCTCCACTTGCACGTTCACCACCACGAACATAAAACGAATGGCTTCTTGTCCGTGAGGCCATGCCAGTAGGAGACGGAGGGGACATGGAGCCCTCAGCTGTTCCCTCCAGTGCCTCCTGTAGACGGTAGGCATTCCCCTCTGTGCTGTTAAAGCTGCTTTGACGGAGGATGTATGCTGCATCTGGGCACTCACCGTGGCGGAGTATGTATGCGGAGTCTGTGCAGTCAGATGAAGTCCTGGAACGTACTTTGTTGACCTCACCACGTTCAACCCCTGTCACGCGCTCCAGAGCTACGGCAATCCGTCCAATCAGCTCCTCCATTTGTGCCAGACGAATATCCACAGTCTGCAGCGATGCCTTCATGAAGTGTTCCCTCTCATTGACCTCCTCCAGACGCATCGCCATGTTTTCCACCCTGATAAGAGTCgagaagaaaaggaggggaaaaaagacattaacGCAACTGAGAGGGGGGAAATAGCAGgggagagtggaggagaaagaaggtgGCAGAAAGAGACCCCCCCCATGCAGCCTGAcaaaatagtaaaaaagaaaaaacctgaggAAACACATAACACATTTCAACTTTGAATTTGCATTGAAATTCAAAATTCCTTATATAAGTTGCCAGTTTGAGATGAGCACTGCATGACTGtaggtgtgtttttgttctgtcaCTTCTACCTGGCAGAATTATTTATATACCAGTTTTCCATAGGCTGAAACCTATACAGTATGTAGgatacaggttttttttgctgtgtccATGTCTGACCTTTCAGAGGTGACTCTGATCCGCTCATCATTTGAAGAGTGGAATCTGTCGTCTTTTTCCCTGAAGTACTCTTCTATACATTGCTCCTCGAAGTCATGGACTTTCTTCAGCTCGTCCTCTGTGATGAAAAGCTCTGTGGGTGAAAGAGTGTGACAGTTATAAAGCTGCAGTGTCACATTTATCTGACTAGTACTATAATGGTccataataaaaaaagcaacCCATATACTCAATATTTAGaggtgtttttgtgattttaaaaagcaacactGTTGCActaaaaacagataaaagaaaaaaatgtgatttgaacCCATTACAAGATCCTGAGTTTAACAGGCGTGCTAATGACTTATCGCTCACTCAGTCCGTAGTCCCTCTCGTCGTCGTCATGCTTGCGCCAGCGGCAGCAGAGGTGCTTGAGGACCATGGTTATGTGGCTGAAGATGATGAGCGGTGGTGGGAGGACTGGCCGCTCATGGAAGGTCATAATGAGCTGGTAACGTTGAAACTTCCAAACCTGGTTGGAGATGGACTTCACCTCGAAGAATGTGTTACTATGACGGCGGACAATCACAGACAGATACGTCAAAACAACCGAGGGTTAATTTATTGTAGGGAAATCCTACATGACAACCGTTTTAAGATGTACACACGTATATTCAATTGGTTAGCATGCTGCTGCGCTGCAGAGCCACGTTCAGACACATGTATGTGGAGACAAAGGAATGCAACGACCAACACAGTAAATGTTTGCTGTAATGTGATAAGCCATCAATTTAaccattgctttttttcttctcttttgtgcACTTTGGTACATTGTGCACTTGGTAATTACCCTGACGATGGGGGTAAATGATGATAGTTGTTGCCACGTGGATTATTCAGAGGCACAATAACAGATCATTAGCATAGTAATGTCCCTGTGGAAGAAGTACCAGCCCATTCTTATAATAACTAGCCTCTAATGACTGTGGCTTAACAGCACTACAAACAACTgttttgtatagtttttttctctttcatgcacgcgcgcacacgcacacacactaacaattAGATACTTCTATGAGTAACATCGATGTCTTTCTACTACTCTATTAATTATTTCTATCATCCTCCTGCCTCGCCAtgtttcatttctgtctgtaaAGTATTGCTATTCATAACTTGTTACGAGTGGAAAAgctaaaattattaaaattgacATACTTGAACACAGCTATGAGAAGGTTGACCAGAAGTATGTTGGCTACCAGCAGGTAGCAGGCCATGATGGCTGGGACAATCCAGGCACCCGTCTTACAGGGAGGCAGGACCACCACCCCCCCATCCTCTGTGGTGATGTTCTGCCCGCAGGGGGCTGCAGGTCATCACACaatgaatacacacacgcacacacaagttATTACATGGAAAATATGTCTTCAGAAAGAAACTAGAATCcatcaaaacaatatttgagaaGACAATTTAGATATACAACAAATTAGAAAGACATGCAGACATGTTACATGAACAGAAGACAGCATatagtaaagaaaaataaaaacatggaaaattaaaacattcaaagacaaaaatggaCGTTGAGCTACAAGAccacaataacaaacaaaaagtcgAGCATAGCTACATAatttgcaaacaaacaagaagcataatttatttttatgcttCTTTTGTTAAAGAGGAGACTGGAAAAATTGGACACAATAATGGTAGGGGCTCATGTTCAGAAATGTGCATCTGAAAACgaaatacacaaagaaaataaacacaatttgtgtttccaatatatttaaacatgtcgtccatgtttaaaatatattgcCACGTGTGTGCCATAGCTTCATTCAGCGATGGTTGATTGCTCTCaatcatttgaaatgtatttcgGATACATAGTatgttttttccatctgtgaTGGTTCAGTTGCTGCGGCTTATCAGGGGAACATTCAGCATTTGTTCTTTGATTGTTTGCCTTTCAGATTCATCCTAGTCACGCTCATCATCGCTTGATATTCAATTGTTTCACACAATGCAGCCCAAAGACAGAGAACTGAAGTAatttttctatacattttttttagagtttTACCTAGAATTTGGATTTAAAAACTCTGACAACTGAACCACGTGAAAAAACAGATTGTAGATGATGGAAGGTGGCTGATAAATATGTTCTGCTGTgagtgtttgtcttttattccTGTAGGATGAGATATTCATGTTCAAATGTGAATGCTCACTTATGGTAAATGTTGGCTTTGGAAGGATTTGTTAATGTTGCAATTGCTTTGGTGAGCAGCTGAGCCAGTTTTATGGTTTATATGACAGACAGTGTTAACATGGCAGGATCACTTCTTCAAATAACACTAATGGAaagttgagagaaaaaaagtggaggaaGATACATCAAGGGAATATGaaattttaaaactttgatAGTTCCTCTCGCTGTTTgaacattaatttatttttaaaaagaccatGGATACTGGAGATTAGAAAACCTTTGAAAAGTGCTACTGCCATGTAACAGTTGCCATTTGCCAGCCAGTGCCAAAATTTATCAGGGTAAAGTTGCTTACAGGATATAGGCTTAGGTCGAGCTACCCGATGTCTCAATCAAAGACATGGAGAAGATAGGCTGTAACAAAGAATCACGCCTTTTCACCTTAGATTCTGTTGGTTTCTATTATTTACAGAAAACTGAGCTGATATACAGTAGCTTACCCAAGATACCAACACATGAGGGCAACTTTAACCTTAGTGCGAGTGGCGCTGCATGCACACTTTTGTCTCACGTGGCCTCTAGTGGTGGGAGTGTATATGGCATGGTGGTAATGTGATGATGAAGGGGAGGTGAAATAGGGAGATGCGGTTAAACTGAGGATCTATAGATTGACTGGGATTTTGACTACACTGAGCAATGTGGGATGGACCATTGTTACGCCAGGTTCCATGAGGTCGAAAGTAATTTTCGACCAGCCAGAGTTTTTCATTCAGCCTTTGCTGTAACTTCCTACTATGCATATCTGaaacaaagaatgaaaacattatttcagaTCTCTTCTCTTTGGGCCACAACCTGTACACACCATCATATTCACTATCATACATGTAGACAACAGAACAGCACACAAATACCCTCTTACTCTCAGCACAGTTCCTCACAGACGTGGCTCACAGTCTAGTTTTGATTTATTAGTCAAATGTTCACTCTATCTACGGCATAAATCAATACggagacaaaaaaaggtcacaacaaaaagacaatagACATTATTGTCCTTATGTAAGAAGCTAAGTAACGGTGTAGAAATAACATTTGTCAGGAATTTCCAGACTTCATAATGCAATGTATGTGTTACAAAGGACACTTTCCAGTAATAGTTCAACCTGTGGTAGATTGATTGAAAATTAAATCAGTAACTCTGCCCTGAGTAGTGTGTATTCAGTTATACTCAAGAACCATCCCCCCttaatgaacaaaaatgtattttacacgCTGGCCCAGAACTTACGGTCAATCTGGTCTGCAAACACCTCTCCGTAGATCATCCAGTAAGGCATGAAGAAGATGTTCCTAGCTAGCATCCAGGACGGGTCTTCATTAGGGTTGAGGATAGCCTGACGCGCCACCCCAAAACTCATCAGCACCACCAACATGATGATCACAAAATACATCATGTCGATCATCTGACAGAGAAAGGATTgtcaaagagagaggagaaggggtgagtagtgaaataaaaaaggaaaagaaataacaGTTGGTGAGAATGTTtatagagacaaacaatgaTGGAACGAGAAGGAACAGATAAAGCAAAGAAAGTCATAATGAGGCAAAACAGGGGAATAGGAAGCGAGTGGGCTGGTATGTGATACTTCAGTTGAATTAACAATGCTGCGTTTGTTTTTCCCGATTTCCTCTTTtaactgatttgatttgaaatcagTTCATGCTGCCACAACATAATTTATGCCAATATCTGCTAATGTCATTGAATCCAGATCAaaataaatctctctctctgtctctctcttactAATTGCAGATTTTCGTATCAAACAGAGGTCTGGTTGACTGTCCAGACAGTCAAACATCAGACCAATACAGATTGGGGTCTTTGATCCTTTCTGCAGTTCTTTTATCATGTCTATAACAGACTCTGTGATCTTGTGCTCTCTGAGATCAAACAATGAGGTTTCGAGGCACAGATCTCCTGTTAGGATGGAGCCTACATGTACACACCACATACTAATTAAAACTGTGTAATCTTGGAGCTCAGTTAACTCATAATCACTATGAATCATGTTAAGTGAAGTCAAAAAAGTTCAAACAGTCAGATATAAATGAAGAACACATGGGGGAGTAAAAAATCcgacagaaaagaaagacaaacacacgtgTCACCATTCCTGCCTCTTCTCACCATCTTGCCAATCATCATCACATAGGGACCCAGGTACTTGTTGACGCCGAAGATGTCGAGCAGCCTGATGTACCAGTAGATGATGTTCACGCAGTAGATAACCCGCCCGTAGCTCATGAGTGGCGGCTCCTGGAGACGCAGAACCATGCCCACGGAGAAAATGAGGATGGCCATGAGGTCTGTGACATTCCAGTACTCCTGCAGCCACACCTTCACCTTCTGCAATAACTTCCCTGGCTCCGACATCAGGATCTGGAAGATATTAAGAGGGAAAATTgatagagaaaaggaaaaacaagacacgcAGGGATAATGGAAAAAAGTGTTCATAAACACATAAGTTGTGGGGGGCAAAAAGCTTAAGCGCGCCAAAAAgtgataaaagagaaaaaaattaaaatgcaatacATTATGGCCACCATAAGAGGGCAGTAGGAGTTCACTAGTCAGAGAATATAGTGAGACGTCTGAGGAGGCAATGTTGTGCAGCTGAGACTGATGTGACACAATGATTAATGTATTTCATACACTTACAGTACAAACACAGCCACAAAGTGAGAGTGAACTACAGGGTCACATGTGAGGGTCAAAACCTGTGTTTCCTATTtactccctttctttctttgttttctcatcTCTGTTTCCTTACTTCATTTCCACCGCCCCCTCTCTGCCTTATCCACTCTATCCCTTTGACCTCCTCTTTGGCTTCCACCTCCATCGTCACATCCCTGTTTCCCTGTTTACTATAAGCTGTTTGATGATATGGACATATTGCTTAGCCTCTGCTCTCCACCACAGAGCTCATAGTATTTAGCCGCGGGCGACATAATGGTGACAAGCCTGATGTTTTTAGTTCAGTGCTGAGATGAGAAATTATCATTTTCTGTTCAATACAGTCAATATGTGCACATATGCATGCAGCCACTGCTAGGGTAGAGTTGTacctctctcattttctcaatGCCGTTGGTGAATATATACGCGATGACGATCCACTCCTGAGGAGAAGGCCACAGGTCCATCTTCACCAGGACAATGTAGTTGAACAACATGAGGTAGGCCACATATGCCATCTACATAGGAGCACAACAGCAGAGGGAGATCAGCAGGGACTCATTTATGGTTATGTACTTGTGCACTTTTCCCACTGTGCACAAATTGAGTTCAATTCTCTCTCTACaaacaaaggagaagaagggaaaaggTTTTTGTAAGTAACTGCTCAAATTGAACGCTTATTTATTGAACGATTGACCCTCATTACACCTCCCTCTAATGCAATTCTTCACATCTGAGGATACAGATTTGATGTGGAGACACCTGATGACTGCGCCTCCACATTACTTTTTCTCCTGGGGTTGTATCTATTTAAATCCAGGTCAGCTgtccactttcatttttttctgtgcctaTTTGTGCACCGTGGCTCATAATGATCCAGACTATATAAAATTTCATTCTAAATGCAAGCCTAACCATCTAATGATTAGGCCTTGAAAGCTTGACACATATGCATACAGAATCAATTTTTACATCTATTTGTCATTCATGGGTCTTGACATGGCACAATTTCAATCAGATGTTTTGATAACCTGAAAAGGTTTTTAGAGATTAGTGAATCTTTCTCCTTTTGAaattgtaatgataataaaacaatgaaatcttaaacaaattcacattttagatTAGATTGcggttgctgtttttttgtccagttGTAAATCCAACAATCAGATGattttttataatgtgttttCAGGATAATTATCATTCAGTCCCTCGTGCACAGTTGGTTTGTGCGATAGGTTTGACTAATATCACGATAAACGGGGCAGTGCTCTACAGCAGGTGTTGGGCATGAATACTAATCTAGCAACAATGTAAAGACCACATTTTGACCCCGAGAAAAACCCAGCGTCTGTTCCATTAGTGCACTAGTTAAATTCACAgtaggaatatttttttaacctgaacGGCAGAAAAGTAAATGGGACGAAAGAGAAAATGGGATGAAACAAATGACAGTCCAAATATTTTCTCAGCATGAATAAACAGTGAAACCTCTGTGAAtaaaatgggtttttttgctggGCAAGCATGAAAGatgacaaacaagaaaacaaaagagtgtTACACACACTGGCAGCTACTGTACAAAACACAAGCTACACACAAACTTCAAAGACATCTAAAGTCACAGAATGTGGATGAACAGTGCTGTATGGTAACAAacatactaaaaaaaaacacacttaacTTTACATCAcataatatttatttagttaaatATTGAATCCAGAGGAATTGTGCAATGTCAGAGGTTTCctcacttctcttcctcccttggACTTTTCTCACCATACTGCTTCCGTCAGCAGAATGGAAGCAgtatgccccccccctccacctctttcCCACAAAATGATCCCACTCAAGTGAAGCTGGGCTGTGACAGGGTGGATTTGTAACAGGAGGCTAATGGCAATAGAAGCACCAAGGAAGCAGGAGCTCACCACAGGAAATCTTCAGAGGCTCTAACAGAGACACAATAAGTACTGACAGTACCAACAGGAAGCTGGGTGTGTGTAGGTAGTGTTGCTGGAGCTGACACTGACCGTATGGAACCAGAACTTGACAATTGGAGCATTGTAGAACTCGTATATTTTGCGTCCCATGGGGATGAGGCGGTGGCGGTTCTGAACCTCCGCAACATCCTTCTTTCTGGATGTCTCCGTGGCAACCTTACCCAGCATTGCCTGGTCAAAATGCAAGCCCAACgtggagcgagggaggaaggagtgaAAGGTGTGAGGGATAAAGGGGAAGGATAGTGTGGGAAGAGGGAAGTGTGACAGATTGGGAAGACAAAGGAGGATGAGTGGGGGCGAGGTGCAGAGAGAAAGGATGGAGATGAAGACAAGTATGTGGAAGGGAGGAGCAGaataatggaggaaaaaaaaggagaaaagggagcGGCGTTACATCATGGGCTACAACACAGTTTAAATATGATAATTAAAGCAGCAAGCACAGGCAATGTCAtcattcaaaaatgtgaaatgtgtgtttgaggtggAGTGTTGGGTGAAGGCTGGTAAAACAgtatgacacagacacagacactcatGGATTGTGTCTCAGACAACAATTAAGAGGcagaagagaggcagagacaatgacagaaagaagacagagaagggaaaggaagaggatgagACATCGATATCTCATATCAACCTGTGACACATTTCCTTATCCATGAGAGAGGGTTGGGGGCCCACTGTTTTTATGGGTCATGGTCTTAATGTCAGAGCAACACCAGATCTATGAGGGAGTTCATTCGTGGAATTGTATTGTATGTCGATTAAGTACAGTCAACCTGGGCAAAGATAACATGTTTGAAATTCTGTCCAAATATTTGAACTACGTAATCAGGCGTTGGTTTAAGCTCCCAGACGGCTGAACAGGTACAATAGTGAGAAAACCATCGCTGAATAATCAGCaggaaatcaaaaaagaaatcgTCATCAGTAAGGTATCActgattttctctctttttttctctgtatatAGAGCCAAAGTTTATCCACTGACCTTCAGGTGAACAGATTCATGTGCCAGTGTGTAAATCACACCATGCCTTTACTGCACTGAACATGCACATTATCAAATCAGCAAGTGGATCAAAGGCTATATCACAAGTTATTACATTCATCAGTGTGGTTTATCTAAAGCATCTGAGGATATGACAAGACGATCTCCCTCTGTGGTGTAGCAGTCTGTGTATCTGTATGAATCTTTATATGATTCATAAGTAACTGGAGGTGCATTTGTACAGTCAGAAGCCAGGGCAACAGGAAGGGCTCATTGCAAATGCATTCTCTGCGAGCAGGACCTTTAGTTTCACACCACAGTGCCTGAAGGACTGCATGCGTGAGATGTAAAATGGCCCATTTTGTGAATCTTTGCACTGGCTTGAAGCTGTGCTCAATGCAGATGGAGAGTATGTACAGTGGTGCTGAAAGGCGTTCAACTTCAGTTCAATCACTTAATGGGACAACATCACATCCAGTTTGCGCCTTCAATTAAGCACATAAACTGGATCTTTGTACCATCTCCAGAAATGATTGGATTGAAATGGAACGAGTCCTTATCCTGTTGTACATCCATGTCTATGCAGACGGACCAACTCTTCCACTGTGAGCCGGGAGAAGGTGCTCAGACTCTGGATGATTtaagctctgcagcagcaggcggaCGTGGTTATATAATGCAAAAGCCTGGGCCTCCCATGCTCAGCAGCCGACATGCTGAGTGGTGTGCCGCAGCAAGCCATCACTGacgggagagagtgaggggcaGCAATCGACAAGCATACAGTACTGTACCTCGAACAGAACTGAGcttggagagagggagggagagagaggaaggagagctagagagagggggagagctgCAGAACGAGAGATTgaagcaagagaaaaaaaactccaaaagaAGTGAAGAGAGCTGAGCAAAGAACAGGAGGGGCGAAAGGAAAGGCAGAGAAATAGAGAGGAGGTAGATGGAAGGAGAAACATACACGAGGGAACCCACAAGCAGCGACAGACTTGAGACGCTACAACTCCACGACCATGTCTTTGCTGAGACCACGAGAAACAGGAAAAGGCCGATTTGGCTGGAAGTGTCCAGTTGGCCAgaatagagaaaaacaaatatgttgtgtctgtgtgggtagAACTGTGTGTATATGATTGTGCATATGATTATCTCTTTGTGGACGGCAACAGCATTGTATAAAACTGGTCCACAAGAGATAACTACGA
It includes:
- the trpm3 gene encoding transient receptor potential cation channel subfamily M member 3 isoform X1 — its product is MNQLDAPRPLNWTIRKLCHAAFLPSVRLLKAQKSWIERAFSKRECVHIIVSAKDPHRCCCGRLIGQHVGLPPGISSSQNDKAERLAKNDSLSEKWSISKHTQLSPTDAFGTIEFQGGGHSNKAMYVRVSYDTKPDLLLHLMTKEWQLDLPKLLISVHGGLQNFELQPKLKQVFGKGLIKAAMTTGAWIFTGGVNTGVIRHVGDALKDHASKSRGKICTIGIAPWGIVENQEDLVGKDVVRPYQTMSNPMSKLTVLNSLHSHFILADNGTTGKYGAEVKLRRQLEKHISLQKINTRIGQGVPVVALIVEGGPNVISIVLEYLRDTPPVPVVVCDGSGRASDILAFGHKYSEEGGIINETLRDQLLVTIQKTFTYSRTQAQHLFIILMECMKKKELITVFRMGSEGHQDIDLAILTALLKGANASAPDQLSLALAWNRVDIARSQIFIYGQQWPVGSLEQAMLDALVLDRVDFVKLLIENGVSMHRFLTLSRLEELYNTRHGPSNTLYHLVRDVKKGNLPPDYRISLIDIGLVIEYLMGGAYRCNYTRKRFRTLYHNLFGPKRPKALKLLGMEDDMPIRRGRQKTTRKREEEVDIDLDDPEINHFPFPFHELMVWAVLMKRQKMALFFWQHGEEAMAKALVACKLCKAMAHEASENDMVDDISQELNHNSREFGQLAVELLDQSYKQDEQMAMKLLTYELKNWSNATCLQLAVAAKHRDFIAHTCSQMLLTDMWMGRLRMRKNSGLKVILGLLLPPSILSLEFKNKDEMSYMPQDQEAYLQEKEEEEPEKPVKEKEEEDMEFTVRSYCEAQYNSVAMLGKVATETSRKKDVAEVQNRHRLIPMGRKIYEFYNAPIVKFWFHTMAYVAYLMLFNYIVLVKMDLWPSPQEWIVIAYIFTNGIEKMREILMSEPGKLLQKVKVWLQEYWNVTDLMAILIFSVGMVLRLQEPPLMSYGRVIYCVNIIYWYIRLLDIFGVNKYLGPYVMMIGKMMIDMMYFVIIMLVVLMSFGVARQAILNPNEDPSWMLARNIFFMPYWMIYGEVFADQIDHMHSRKLQQRLNEKLWLVENYFRPHGTWRNNAPCGQNITTEDGGVVVLPPCKTGAWIVPAIMACYLLVANILLVNLLIAVFNNTFFEVKSISNQVWKFQRYQLIMTFHERPVLPPPLIIFSHITMVLKHLCCRWRKHDDDERDYGLKLFITEDELKKVHDFEEQCIEEYFREKDDRFHSSNDERIRVTSERVENMAMRLEEVNEREHFMKASLQTVDIRLAQMEELIGRIAVALERVTGVERGEVNKVRSRTSSDCTDSAYILRHGECPDAAYILRQSSFNSTEGNAYRLQEALEGTAEGSMSPPSPTGMASRTRSHSFYVRGGERASGAERAESFFKECSLSLHRANSSQSVSSAAAPKESKPLPLATLSVSQQHRPSSCIDIYVSTSEEVGPAEVFLDPLRMVPPLQRDCSLQSDIMETVLPGGRDFSSAATSGLGDRHSEGGAVSSGAAGAMFDDSAAADMSLCSAHLLPDTTLPPWDMEPSPPPSAGLLERSKSSRYLSTAGTAFLDEPPLVKSHSLMFTPRGCYGGLGAGVQVKAAEYTSITDCIDTRCVSAPYTPAERSHSPGGSTSFPFDKPSEMGSSHPEREAELSHTESDPEDPEDLIPAPDTPRLGGLGGPSGAPLCSPFSRLERANSCSSDDSHPSLTLAPPHRKSLSVSERMERGPGLGADRGPGAGGRGLAGTRNPFLRSKSGARPETAKTDSLSMRKLATPSAFRSFDRQNYT